A stretch of the Jeotgalibacillus haloalkalitolerans genome encodes the following:
- the phnC gene encoding phosphonate ABC transporter ATP-binding protein, which yields MIECKNVSVTYPNAHTKALQAIDLTFKKGEFICVLGKSGAGKSTFIRCLNGLQTPTEGDVIYNGQSLRKRSEAELRKIRQHTGMIFQHFNLIPRLSVMQNVLTGMFGSRSSFKNLIGLFTKEEKSAAHDAIRSVGLDGFENRRVEQLSGGQKQRVGIARALVQQPAVLLGDEPVASLDPGTANQIFTLLRNMHDDLGLLTMINVHDLELAKKYADRVIALKDGQVIFDGPPAMFGDLEYKETYGETSLQSKL from the coding sequence ATGATTGAATGTAAAAATGTCTCCGTGACTTATCCAAATGCTCATACAAAAGCACTCCAGGCGATTGATCTGACATTTAAAAAAGGTGAATTTATCTGTGTACTTGGTAAAAGCGGCGCTGGCAAATCAACCTTTATCCGCTGTCTGAATGGTCTGCAGACACCGACTGAAGGTGATGTGATTTACAATGGGCAGTCTCTGAGAAAACGGAGTGAAGCTGAGCTCAGAAAGATCCGTCAGCATACCGGGATGATCTTTCAGCATTTTAACCTGATTCCACGTTTGTCAGTGATGCAGAACGTGTTAACCGGCATGTTCGGAAGCCGCTCTTCATTTAAAAATCTGATCGGTCTTTTTACAAAAGAGGAAAAGTCCGCTGCTCATGATGCCATTAGAAGTGTTGGGCTCGATGGGTTTGAAAACCGCCGCGTGGAGCAGCTGTCTGGCGGACAGAAGCAGCGTGTCGGGATCGCCCGGGCACTTGTCCAGCAGCCAGCCGTCCTGCTTGGTGATGAACCCGTTGCTTCACTGGACCCGGGAACTGCCAATCAGATTTTTACGCTTTTACGGAACATGCATGACGACCTGGGGCTGCTGACAATGATCAATGTACATGATCTGGAGCTCGCCAAAAAGTACGCAGACCGGGTCATTGCATTGAAGGATGGGCAGGTTATTTTTGATGGACCACCTGCGATGTTTGGGGACCTGGAATATAAAGAGACTTATGGTGAAACCAGCCTTCAATCAAAATTGTGA
- a CDS encoding energy-coupling factor transporter transmembrane component T family protein: MINRMNPSVKFIAITVSMIAMAFFFNPWTPLVFFSGVVLIQLLFAKVSWKAWSLMMLPFLLGAVGYFWTTLVFGNEDSTLGTALSLSFRVLAFSSLSLLFVFTTKPVDFILSLMQQLKLSPKIAYSILVGYQFLPVLKDEFFQIRQAQKLRGVEVPKSPVKRVLAMRHVLIPMLAGAVRKAERTAFAMEARGFTGEGKRDFYRKITVSRADAAGIGLFLVLLCGSMAAGFL; the protein is encoded by the coding sequence ATGATCAACCGCATGAATCCTTCGGTTAAGTTTATTGCGATCACTGTTTCAATGATTGCAATGGCTTTCTTTTTTAATCCGTGGACACCACTTGTATTTTTCAGCGGAGTCGTGCTGATTCAATTGCTTTTTGCGAAAGTGTCCTGGAAAGCGTGGAGTCTGATGATGCTCCCTTTCCTGCTTGGCGCAGTCGGCTATTTTTGGACGACACTTGTTTTTGGCAATGAAGACAGTACGCTTGGCACAGCATTGTCATTAAGCTTTCGTGTACTTGCCTTTTCAAGCCTGTCACTGCTTTTTGTCTTTACCACAAAGCCTGTGGATTTTATTCTGAGCCTGATGCAGCAGCTGAAGCTGTCTCCTAAGATCGCCTACAGCATCCTGGTCGGCTATCAATTTCTCCCTGTTTTAAAGGACGAGTTTTTTCAGATTCGACAGGCACAGAAGCTTCGTGGCGTTGAAGTACCGAAGTCTCCTGTTAAAAGGGTGCTGGCGATGCGGCACGTGCTGATTCCCATGCTTGCAGGCGCTGTTCGGAAGGCTGAGCGGACCGCTTTTGCAATGGAAGCGCGCGGCTTTACCGGTGAGGGCAAACGCGATTTTTACCGGAAGATTACTGTCAGCCGGGCGGATGCAGCAGGAATTGGTTTGTTTTTAGTCCTGCTTTGCGGAAGTATGGCAGCAGGGTTTTTATGA
- the phnE gene encoding phosphonate ABC transporter, permease protein PhnE, which translates to MWFKKKHIALAAILTAFVLLSMRVTEFDLSKFRDFGNMIEFLGQWFPMDTSKLPLMLEDAGETLAMAFLGSFLALLIALPVSFLAAKNTAPKGFFYFLRTSLSFIRSVPEIVIGLILLTMLGLGPFPAVIAIMIHNVGVLGKLISELIEAADPGPQEAMRAVGAKRWTAHLFSILPQIWPNVLSHFFYRFEVAIRTSLVLGFIGGGGIGQRLFNDFKTFQYSAVALDVLIIMIMVIVIDFLTSYIRNRVI; encoded by the coding sequence TTGTGGTTTAAGAAAAAACACATTGCTCTTGCCGCTATTTTGACCGCTTTTGTATTACTCAGCATGCGTGTGACTGAGTTTGATCTTTCCAAGTTCCGTGACTTTGGAAATATGATTGAGTTTTTGGGCCAATGGTTCCCAATGGATACCTCAAAGCTGCCGCTTATGCTTGAGGACGCAGGAGAAACGCTTGCGATGGCGTTTCTCGGCAGCTTCCTGGCACTACTGATTGCACTGCCGGTCAGCTTTCTGGCCGCTAAAAACACCGCACCAAAAGGATTTTTTTACTTTTTAAGAACAAGCCTGAGCTTTATCCGTTCGGTGCCTGAGATCGTCATTGGTCTCATCTTACTGACCATGCTTGGACTCGGACCATTTCCTGCTGTCATTGCGATTATGATTCATAACGTCGGCGTGCTTGGGAAACTGATTTCAGAACTGATTGAAGCAGCTGACCCTGGTCCTCAGGAAGCAATGCGGGCAGTAGGTGCGAAGCGCTGGACGGCTCACCTGTTCAGCATTCTGCCTCAGATCTGGCCGAATGTGCTGTCACACTTTTTCTACCGGTTTGAAGTGGCAATCCGGACCTCTCTTGTCCTCGGATTCATCGGAGGCGGCGGAATTGGTCAGCGCCTGTTCAATGATTTCAAAACTTTTCAATATAGCGCCGTCGCACTCGATGTCCTGATTATCATGATCATGGTCATCGTCATTGATTTTCTTACCAGCTATATTAGAAACCGGGTAATTTAA
- a CDS encoding ring-cleaving dioxygenase translates to MKELKGIHHVTAITSSAEKNYEFFTNVLGMRLVKKTVNQDDIQTYHLFFADDTGSPGTDMTFFDFPGIPKGNHGTNEISKTSFRVPSDAAIDYWEKRFDRLNVKHKGVQEQFGKKTISFVDFDDQQYQLISDENDQGVEAGTPWQNGPVPLEYAITGLGPLFVRVDRFDYFKEMLEKVLLFRETAAEQSFHLFEVGEGGNGASVIVEHNTFLPQAQQGFGTVHHAAFRLEDRAMLDDWDERMKSFGFPTSGFVDRFFFKSLYARVAPQILFEFATDGPGFMGDEPYETLGEKLSLPPFLEPKRDEIESKVRPIDTVRSTKKFEKE, encoded by the coding sequence ATTAAAGAACTGAAAGGAATACATCACGTTACTGCGATTACAAGCAGTGCTGAGAAAAATTACGAGTTTTTCACCAATGTACTCGGGATGAGGCTGGTCAAAAAAACAGTGAACCAGGATGATATCCAGACGTATCACCTGTTTTTTGCTGATGATACAGGAAGTCCCGGGACAGATATGACATTCTTTGATTTTCCAGGCATTCCAAAAGGAAATCACGGGACAAATGAAATTTCAAAAACGTCATTCCGTGTACCAAGTGATGCCGCGATTGATTACTGGGAAAAGCGGTTTGATCGCCTGAATGTGAAGCATAAAGGTGTGCAGGAGCAGTTTGGTAAAAAGACCATCTCCTTTGTTGATTTTGATGATCAGCAGTATCAGCTGATTTCAGATGAAAATGATCAAGGTGTTGAAGCAGGGACGCCGTGGCAAAATGGGCCGGTGCCGCTTGAGTATGCGATCACTGGATTAGGACCGCTGTTTGTCCGCGTTGACCGCTTTGATTATTTTAAAGAAATGCTTGAAAAGGTGTTGCTGTTTAGAGAAACAGCTGCTGAACAATCATTTCACTTATTTGAAGTGGGTGAAGGTGGAAACGGTGCGAGTGTGATTGTTGAACATAACACCTTTTTACCGCAGGCACAGCAGGGGTTTGGCACAGTTCACCATGCCGCATTCAGGCTTGAAGATAGAGCCATGCTCGATGACTGGGATGAGCGGATGAAGAGCTTCGGTTTCCCGACATCCGGGTTTGTTGACCGTTTCTTCTTTAAGTCGCTGTACGCAAGGGTTGCGCCGCAGATTCTGTTCGAATTCGCAACAGATGGCCCGGGTTTCATGGGAGACGAGCCATATGAAACGCTTGGCGAGAAGCTTTCACTGCCACCGTTTTTAGAGCCGAAACGTGACGAGATCGAAAGCAAAGTAAGGCCGATTGATACGGTGAGAAGTACGAAAAAGTTTGAAAAAGAATAG
- a CDS encoding DNA-directed RNA polymerase subunit alpha C-terminal domain-containing protein — translation MTGDLPSGLSKPSQRAFAQAGIKTMTDIQKYTEKELLSLHGVGPKTIRQLKEAGGTDIFKNS, via the coding sequence GTGACAGGCGATTTACCTTCCGGCTTAAGTAAACCCTCACAGCGTGCATTCGCTCAGGCAGGTATTAAAACAATGACTGACATACAAAAGTATACGGAAAAAGAGCTTCTTTCCCTTCACGGCGTTGGTCCAAAAACCATTCGTCAGCTGAAAGAAGCTGGCGGGACTGACATATTTAAAAACAGTTAA
- a CDS encoding cytochrome c oxidase assembly protein — translation MKHHAAVPGEWFELLVVVLGALLICIYYFLERNRIDWLSYRILLWATGVSFAVISLAGPIAEQAHADFSMHMTVHLLLGMLSPLFLVLAKPAELIIKTLPVKAARKLTGWMKSSRYLQLIHMPAVGAILNIGGLFLLYRTGLFSLMHESLPVYLLVHLHVFLAGYLFTHLILAVDFVPRRYSFFHRATVLVLTLAAHKILSKVIYASPPEGIEKAAGEQGAMLMYYGGDLIDLAIIILICYGWYRNRQRKYAFSTG, via the coding sequence ATGAAACATCATGCAGCGGTTCCGGGTGAATGGTTTGAGCTTCTTGTCGTTGTATTGGGTGCTTTACTGATCTGCATCTATTATTTTCTTGAGCGAAACCGGATAGACTGGCTGTCTTACAGAATTCTTTTATGGGCAACGGGTGTGAGCTTTGCGGTGATCAGCCTTGCAGGACCAATAGCAGAACAGGCGCACGCTGACTTCAGTATGCACATGACCGTTCATTTACTACTCGGGATGCTATCCCCGTTATTTCTTGTGTTAGCAAAGCCTGCAGAACTGATCATCAAGACGCTGCCTGTAAAAGCTGCCCGAAAACTTACCGGATGGATGAAAAGCAGCCGTTATCTTCAGTTGATACATATGCCCGCAGTGGGTGCTATCCTTAATATAGGCGGGTTATTTCTACTGTACCGGACAGGGTTATTCAGTCTGATGCATGAATCCTTACCGGTTTATCTACTCGTTCACCTTCACGTATTTTTAGCAGGATATTTATTTACGCATCTGATTCTGGCAGTGGACTTTGTACCGAGGCGTTATTCATTTTTTCATCGTGCCACTGTGCTAGTTTTAACATTAGCAGCCCATAAGATCCTTTCGAAGGTGATATACGCTTCTCCGCCGGAAGGGATTGAAAAAGCGGCTGGAGAACAGGGAGCGATGCTGATGTATTATGGAGGGGATCTGATTGACCTGGCAATCATCATTCTCATCTGCTATGGATGGTATAGGAATCGTCAGAGGAAATATGCATTTTCAACAGGTTAG
- a CDS encoding ECF transporter S component, with product MLKSWKLKEVVLMALFAVVFGIIYLLFLHVGNIWASLIGPIAYEWIFGIWFIVSIIVMAIIRKPGAAVIPETMAAAIEVMLGNAVGPRLILAGVIQGLGAEAVFAATRYRYFNLGIYMMAGAGAAVFSFVYGYLLGGFAALSTEYVLLMFVIRVMSGSIIAGIGGKYLVDALLATGSLRGYSITKRDAHA from the coding sequence ATGCTTAAGAGCTGGAAGCTGAAGGAAGTCGTGCTGATGGCGTTGTTTGCTGTTGTTTTCGGCATCATTTACTTATTGTTTTTACATGTCGGAAACATCTGGGCCTCACTGATCGGACCGATTGCATATGAGTGGATCTTCGGGATCTGGTTTATCGTGTCTATTATTGTCATGGCAATCATCAGAAAGCCTGGTGCTGCAGTAATTCCCGAGACAATGGCCGCTGCGATTGAAGTCATGCTTGGCAATGCAGTCGGACCGCGCCTGATTTTAGCAGGGGTCATTCAGGGACTCGGTGCTGAAGCTGTGTTTGCAGCGACAAGGTACCGCTATTTTAACCTAGGGATCTATATGATGGCTGGCGCCGGGGCTGCTGTATTCAGCTTTGTGTATGGTTACTTACTCGGCGGATTTGCAGCGTTAAGTACAGAGTATGTATTGCTGATGTTTGTGATTCGTGTGATGAGTGGCTCGATCATTGCAGGGATTGGCGGGAAATATCTCGTAGACGCACTGCTTGCGACAGGATCACTGAGAGGTTATTCGATTACAAAGCGTGATGCACATGCATAA
- a CDS encoding ABC transporter ATP-binding protein, whose translation MHNVISLQDVSFRFPDDELPVFKNVDFNIRAGERVVITGPSGCGKSSLLYLLNRLYPENCDGIVTGQIELFGKAAADYEPGEINHRIATVFQDPDSQFCMQTVEEELAFTLENVKVPASEISGRIQEVLRETGLEDFRDSVIQTLSGGQKQRVATACAWVLEPEVLLLDEPLTHLDPVTAREFVKWLRDLHDTGNLTVIAIDHQVALWGDFFDREWQMTASKQVEASVARKPVQSDQILLSAEKLAVEPIVSPVTFSLKKGEIAVLAGPNGSGKSTLLKALCGLKSTGGTVQPKRIGYVPQSPEFLFLTKSVREELSFGGGQSVEDMLERLYLTVVSESNPFAISHGQKRRTAIGAMLCDGRPVIVMDEPTAGQDKAALRELENLIVSRANEGITFLIVTHDMNFADRVADSLLLLHEGSLSGPFNPRAVWQDQQLLEQHRLCPPYGGDVHDQPHESFG comes from the coding sequence ATGCATAACGTCATCTCTTTGCAGGATGTGTCATTCCGTTTTCCGGATGACGAACTGCCTGTTTTTAAAAATGTGGATTTCAATATTCGCGCGGGGGAGCGTGTGGTGATTACAGGTCCGAGCGGGTGCGGAAAGTCTTCACTTCTGTACCTGCTCAACCGCCTTTACCCTGAAAATTGCGATGGCATTGTCACCGGTCAAATCGAGCTGTTTGGGAAAGCAGCGGCTGACTATGAGCCGGGGGAAATTAATCACCGGATTGCAACTGTTTTTCAGGATCCTGACAGCCAGTTTTGCATGCAGACAGTTGAAGAAGAACTCGCTTTTACACTTGAGAATGTAAAGGTGCCTGCATCTGAGATCAGCGGACGGATCCAAGAGGTCTTACGGGAAACCGGGCTTGAGGACTTCAGAGATTCAGTTATCCAGACACTTTCAGGCGGGCAGAAGCAGCGTGTCGCAACCGCATGTGCATGGGTGCTGGAGCCTGAGGTCCTTCTGCTTGATGAACCTCTGACTCATTTAGATCCGGTGACCGCCCGGGAATTTGTTAAGTGGCTGCGCGACCTCCATGACACAGGAAACCTGACAGTAATAGCGATTGATCACCAAGTCGCTTTATGGGGTGACTTCTTTGACCGGGAGTGGCAAATGACTGCGTCGAAACAGGTTGAAGCGTCAGTCGCAAGGAAGCCGGTACAGTCAGATCAAATTCTTCTGTCTGCTGAAAAACTGGCTGTCGAGCCAATTGTTTCACCGGTCACTTTTTCACTGAAAAAAGGGGAAATCGCAGTGCTTGCAGGTCCTAATGGCAGCGGGAAATCGACGCTGTTAAAAGCATTGTGCGGGTTAAAATCGACCGGTGGGACTGTCCAGCCGAAAAGAATCGGCTATGTGCCCCAGTCACCAGAATTTCTGTTTTTAACAAAGTCAGTCCGGGAAGAGCTTTCATTTGGCGGAGGGCAGTCTGTTGAAGACATGCTTGAGCGGTTATATCTTACTGTGGTCAGTGAGTCCAACCCTTTTGCGATCAGTCATGGTCAGAAAAGACGGACAGCAATCGGGGCTATGCTGTGTGACGGTCGTCCTGTGATTGTGATGGATGAACCGACTGCCGGGCAGGATAAAGCAGCCTTACGTGAGCTTGAAAACCTGATCGTGTCACGTGCAAATGAAGGCATCACATTTTTAATTGTGACGCATGATATGAATTTTGCGGACCGCGTGGCAGATTCACTGCTGTTGCTGCATGAAGGAAGCCTGAGCGGTCCATTTAATCCCCGTGCAGTCTGGCAGGATCAGCAGCTGCTTGAGCAGCATCGCTTATGTCCGCCATATGGAGGTGATGTGCATGATCAACCGCATGAATCCTTCGGTTAA
- a CDS encoding pirin family protein, whose product MTEENRFKRDIKDHWRVSYNQNGYPHVQQGWILPPERMKEFDPFILMADDWFKRGTFSDHPHRGFQTITYVVDGRLEHIDNHGGHSVLDAGDVQYMNAGWAARHGEEAVDEDLIHTFQLWLNLPQELRTTTTSYQNVYLEDAPVAEVNGGSVRVYSGEVAGVKGPMESLVPITMTEIRLKEGAEYKHVIPENHNGFFYVTAGEIEAGESSVPLAKTDVGLLTYKEDGTDADSELTIRAKTRARLLLYSGVPLKEDYVAHGPFVMSNMDEIRDAMRDFQAGKFGKPAVK is encoded by the coding sequence ATGACTGAAGAAAATCGCTTTAAAAGAGATATAAAAGATCATTGGAGAGTTTCTTATAATCAGAATGGATATCCTCACGTACAGCAGGGCTGGATTCTGCCGCCTGAACGCATGAAGGAATTTGATCCGTTTATTCTGATGGCAGATGACTGGTTTAAGCGCGGGACCTTTTCAGATCACCCGCATAGAGGGTTTCAGACCATTACCTATGTAGTCGATGGCCGCCTTGAGCATATAGATAATCACGGAGGACATTCTGTGCTTGATGCAGGGGATGTTCAATATATGAATGCCGGCTGGGCAGCACGCCACGGCGAGGAAGCAGTGGATGAAGACCTCATTCATACGTTTCAGCTCTGGCTGAACCTGCCGCAAGAACTTCGGACAACCACTACGTCTTATCAAAACGTATACCTAGAGGATGCACCGGTTGCTGAAGTGAATGGTGGCAGTGTGCGCGTCTATTCCGGAGAGGTTGCCGGTGTGAAGGGACCGATGGAAAGCCTCGTGCCAATCACAATGACTGAAATACGCCTGAAGGAAGGCGCTGAATATAAGCATGTGATCCCTGAGAATCATAATGGATTTTTCTACGTGACTGCAGGAGAAATCGAGGCTGGCGAATCATCTGTGCCGCTTGCAAAAACAGATGTCGGCTTACTCACCTATAAAGAGGACGGAACGGATGCAGATAGCGAGCTGACAATCCGAGCGAAAACACGGGCGCGCCTGCTGCTGTATTCAGGTGTTCCACTTAAAGAGGACTATGTAGCGCACGGCCCATTCGTGATGAGTAACATGGATGAGATCCGCGATGCCATGCGTGATTTTCAGGCCGGGAAGTTTGGAAAGCCGGCGGTGAAATAA
- the phnD gene encoding phosphate/phosphite/phosphonate ABC transporter substrate-binding protein, with product MKKMMLSAAALSTALALAACGNAEETEDTDQQSSSDEAFTIGVIPAQTEGEMEGAMNKLQEVLTDALGRETEIDVYPDYNGVVEAMNFDQIDMAYLGPLTYVIAQERSDAKAIITQLVNGEPFYNSYIITHQDQPFESIEDLLSDPSAIDFAFGDPNSTSGSLIPSIELQDRGVYESEDSYEFSTVRFTGSHDATALAVQNGQVDAGAIDSAIYNQLIESGKIDDSQLKVIWTSEPLFQYPWAVTAGTDEETINTLQEAFLAIEDPEILDAFGASGFTEAAPEDYDSILDAAEKQGILDAE from the coding sequence ATGAAAAAAATGATGTTATCAGCGGCTGCACTATCAACTGCTCTAGCGCTTGCTGCATGTGGCAATGCTGAAGAAACCGAGGACACAGACCAACAAAGCTCAAGTGATGAAGCATTTACAATCGGCGTCATCCCTGCCCAGACTGAGGGCGAAATGGAAGGCGCAATGAATAAATTGCAGGAAGTACTTACTGACGCACTTGGAAGAGAAACTGAAATTGACGTGTACCCTGATTACAACGGTGTCGTGGAAGCGATGAACTTTGATCAGATTGACATGGCTTACCTTGGACCGCTGACATATGTGATCGCCCAGGAAAGAAGCGACGCAAAAGCTATCATTACACAGCTTGTAAATGGTGAACCATTTTACAATTCCTATATCATTACGCACCAGGATCAGCCTTTTGAGTCTATTGAAGACCTTTTGAGCGATCCTTCAGCGATAGATTTTGCTTTCGGTGACCCGAACTCAACATCAGGCTCACTGATCCCGTCAATTGAATTACAGGACCGTGGTGTCTATGAATCAGAAGACAGCTACGAATTCAGTACAGTCAGATTTACCGGCTCTCACGATGCAACGGCACTCGCTGTTCAAAACGGTCAGGTTGACGCCGGCGCAATTGACAGTGCCATCTACAACCAGCTGATTGAATCCGGGAAAATTGATGACAGTCAGCTAAAAGTGATCTGGACGTCAGAACCCCTCTTCCAGTATCCATGGGCTGTTACTGCAGGTACAGATGAAGAGACGATCAATACACTGCAGGAAGCATTTTTAGCGATTGAGGACCCTGAAATTCTGGATGCGTTCGGTGCATCAGGCTTTACAGAGGCAGCACCTGAGGATTATGACAGCATTTTGGATGCTGCAGAAAAACAGGGCATTTTAGATGCTGAATAG
- a CDS encoding DUF2243 domain-containing protein, with the protein MKSVNRNLLSGVLFGLGLIVFMDEVVFHQLLQWHHFYDKSTTFAGIASDGLLNSFGFFSAVFGLFMLADLGKRQVLHWKRWIGGAFLGAGGFQLYDGIIHHKLLQLHQIRYQVDILPYDMVWNISAFLMLLTGAVIVSNARRKSQVS; encoded by the coding sequence ATGAAGTCAGTAAATCGGAACCTTCTATCGGGCGTTCTGTTCGGTCTGGGTCTGATTGTATTTATGGATGAAGTCGTATTTCATCAGCTTTTACAATGGCACCATTTTTATGATAAGTCGACTACATTTGCCGGTATTGCTTCAGACGGGCTGTTAAATTCATTTGGCTTCTTTTCTGCTGTGTTTGGGTTATTTATGCTTGCAGATCTAGGGAAAAGACAGGTGCTTCACTGGAAAAGGTGGATCGGCGGTGCATTTCTCGGGGCAGGGGGCTTTCAATTATACGATGGTATTATCCATCACAAGCTGCTGCAGCTTCATCAGATCCGTTATCAGGTAGATATTCTGCCGTATGATATGGTCTGGAACATCAGTGCATTTCTTATGCTCCTGACAGGTGCCGTGATTGTGAGTAACGCCCGGCGGAAAAGTCAGGTGAGTTAA
- a CDS encoding YkoF family thiamine/hydroxymethylpyrimidine-binding protein, producing the protein MECGTSKIVGCRFSLHPMTGDFIPVIKGALEATDLTGVWKHTDDVSTVIRGQEQHVFNVIKAITLHAAKTGEHVAVNATFSAGCPGDTAGDSYMEADPEVHNHDDTKQYVSSQFALYPMNNPDYMSVIYREVDRAKERGVFNDSMHYASGIHGDIHEVFDFYEETFGHARSDEHRHLVMTVSMSINSPSHKGNHHA; encoded by the coding sequence ATGGAATGTGGAACAAGCAAAATTGTGGGGTGCCGTTTTTCACTGCACCCAATGACTGGAGATTTTATTCCGGTAATAAAAGGCGCACTGGAGGCAACTGATCTGACAGGCGTCTGGAAGCATACAGATGATGTATCAACGGTGATACGCGGACAGGAGCAGCATGTGTTCAATGTGATCAAAGCAATTACGCTTCATGCCGCTAAAACCGGGGAACATGTAGCGGTCAATGCAACTTTTTCAGCAGGCTGTCCGGGTGATACGGCAGGCGATTCCTATATGGAAGCTGACCCTGAAGTACATAATCATGACGATACAAAGCAGTATGTCTCTTCACAGTTTGCCCTGTACCCGATGAATAACCCTGATTATATGAGTGTGATTTACAGGGAAGTGGACCGGGCGAAAGAGCGCGGTGTATTCAATGATTCGATGCATTATGCAAGCGGCATTCACGGGGATATCCATGAGGTATTTGATTTTTACGAGGAGACATTCGGCCACGCAAGGTCTGATGAACACCGTCATTTAGTGATGACTGTATCCATGAGTATCAACAGTCCATCTCATAAGGGTAATCACCATGCTTAA